A window of the Acidobacteriota bacterium genome harbors these coding sequences:
- a CDS encoding ATP-binding protein, translating into MKHRGPIELFLLLMAAVAPCLGQPEAAVVLVVATCLWPLTRPPRRELWLAGPALLLAAGLLVADLPQVSLGELSPEIWSARAEPRYEGLWQRLEQPAGAARAALTADPSTLESRPRAFEILVEEAARAGGTHLLLLDPDGEAIAWAGDGLLHEVGAERLPAAGRTHLASFSAVTLLVVQPLSQESRPWRIVAGHTYPNHPLPFAAPGRARADAYRWSLATALPAPASSTGGSADGAGEGLRVVRAEEGPVMLVQRMPPAAPSAIFARPFHRWSLAAVGLALLALAVLRGVGLAMRTVSLRAESPLAVSGSAKYRMRGAPPGSTPVALTGLAGCGCWALAATASPAATAALLLGSALALYALGGAGAHRGGGSMPLTEALAAGVLLVTACFGLQVILDTPLDLAAELLASPAVVCLRLALWAAALGLLLLVAREEELDGPDAGDRWAWGGALLLLAAAALHDRPWVALPLFAAGFAAAALWAQPRRVIRGPGALAAAVLLAAVSSATAWETAYRWQLRQHLEADLLSRMAPPSATQLDRVQRDLETFFAAQDLTELTPHRGSGLERQDLAYVLWRRSPLAQPNALSAVLVRPLVGEASSFTLGLTLEEELERAELAPERSSLPRWDGMEVRGRAQLQSRGRPWGEVLFWLRPRPGFGLHRPAGSGPIATTEIVTALLSADTGAGGTVGGLPAPVLYGLYASSGRALLTPWDEAPPLPEELRSDQTGEAVVETPLGTARAYRRLGLDGWEVLFLPILGPVEGLDRMGTHAVAVLGLLALGALVLVLLALPRPAFRQLLHRLLRSYSQRLLIVYTLFALIPLPLLNLTLVAGVQKRLWLQQRDAGEAVLVSAQRYLGGYLRDLPAGFIIDLNLFEERLQWLSTVVRHDLNLYWGPGEGQIASSRPELFTAGLLPKRIPGEVYARLALGGFNLSSRTHQVASSPYVELYSPLRIPGEPVGQERLFLSMPLLDQQQRAAEQLADLRRQALLFSTALLVLLVAVSTRLARGFTKPITELVAGTRRIAHGATSLEMTPSDLELAAVVDAVDDMARRIAEGRQRLVQEKRVVERIVEHITSGVVSLDRRHRVLMRNRVAAELLGVEVGEPIEEALRRSPPLEPVAEALARRQEGMSGAPATVRLAGEEGQEKEWSLVLVEVPGSGEPSSLLVVEDVTEVLRGQRLQAWAEMARIIAHEIKNPLTPIRLSAEHMQLVHGHDPEQFDAVFERCNRNILRQVDELQQIASEFSTYSSLLRIDPKRGDLRQTVEELAESYRAAPPPGVEVTFDAPPEPLEARFDARLLGRAVRNLLENAVRASAGGGRVEVGLEAANGDARITVSDTGPGVDPALLGRIFDPYFSTHDTGTGLGLPIARRVAEEHGGTIVARNRPGGGLEVGITIPLS; encoded by the coding sequence ATGAAGCATAGGGGACCGATCGAGCTCTTTCTGCTGCTGATGGCGGCCGTAGCCCCATGTCTGGGGCAGCCCGAGGCGGCGGTGGTGCTGGTGGTCGCCACCTGCCTCTGGCCCCTCACCCGTCCCCCGCGGCGGGAGCTGTGGTTGGCGGGACCGGCGCTCTTGTTGGCCGCCGGTCTGCTGGTGGCGGATCTGCCCCAGGTCAGCCTCGGAGAGCTCTCTCCGGAGATCTGGAGCGCCCGCGCGGAGCCGCGCTACGAGGGGCTCTGGCAACGTCTGGAGCAGCCCGCAGGAGCGGCCCGGGCGGCCCTCACCGCGGATCCTTCGACCCTGGAGAGCCGGCCCCGGGCCTTCGAAATCCTCGTCGAGGAAGCGGCGAGAGCCGGTGGCACCCATCTACTGCTGTTGGATCCCGACGGCGAGGCCATCGCCTGGGCCGGCGACGGGCTGCTCCACGAGGTGGGAGCGGAGCGGCTGCCGGCGGCGGGGCGCACTCATCTGGCCAGCTTCAGCGCCGTGACCTTGTTGGTCGTGCAGCCGCTGAGCCAGGAATCTCGGCCCTGGCGCATCGTAGCCGGGCACACCTACCCCAACCATCCCCTGCCTTTCGCCGCACCGGGAAGAGCTCGGGCGGATGCCTATCGCTGGTCCTTGGCGACGGCGCTGCCGGCGCCGGCCTCGTCGACCGGGGGCTCCGCGGACGGGGCCGGTGAGGGTTTGCGGGTCGTGCGGGCGGAGGAGGGGCCGGTGATGTTGGTGCAGCGGATGCCCCCGGCGGCACCCTCGGCGATCTTCGCCCGGCCATTCCATCGCTGGTCCCTGGCGGCGGTGGGGTTGGCGCTGCTGGCGTTGGCGGTGCTGCGGGGCGTGGGACTGGCCATGCGCACGGTATCTCTCCGCGCCGAATCCCCACTGGCAGTCTCCGGCAGCGCCAAGTACCGCATGCGCGGGGCGCCACCGGGAAGTACCCCGGTCGCACTGACGGGTCTGGCGGGCTGCGGCTGCTGGGCCCTGGCGGCCACCGCCAGCCCCGCCGCCACCGCCGCCCTGCTCTTGGGGTCGGCGCTGGCGCTCTATGCTCTGGGCGGTGCGGGAGCTCACCGTGGGGGCGGTTCCATGCCGCTCACCGAAGCCCTGGCCGCCGGGGTCCTGCTGGTGACGGCGTGCTTCGGTTTGCAGGTGATTCTGGATACGCCGCTGGATTTGGCAGCGGAGCTTTTGGCCTCGCCAGCGGTGGTTTGTCTTCGGCTGGCTTTGTGGGCCGCTGCTCTGGGGCTGTTGCTTCTGGTGGCCCGGGAGGAGGAGTTGGATGGCCCCGACGCCGGCGACCGCTGGGCCTGGGGTGGGGCCCTTCTGCTGCTGGCGGCGGCGGCCCTCCATGACCGCCCGTGGGTGGCGCTGCCCCTCTTCGCCGCAGGTTTCGCCGCCGCGGCTCTGTGGGCCCAGCCCCGGCGCGTGATTCGCGGTCCCGGCGCCTTGGCGGCGGCGGTCCTGTTGGCGGCCGTCAGCTCCGCCACCGCCTGGGAAACGGCCTACCGCTGGCAGCTGCGCCAGCATCTGGAGGCGGATCTCCTGTCGCGCATGGCGCCGCCTTCGGCGACCCAGCTCGATCGGGTGCAGCGGGACTTGGAGACTTTCTTCGCCGCGCAGGACCTCACCGAGCTAACCCCCCATCGGGGCTCCGGGCTGGAGCGCCAGGATCTAGCCTACGTGCTGTGGCGGCGCTCGCCCTTGGCCCAGCCCAACGCTCTCTCGGCGGTGCTGGTACGGCCACTGGTGGGGGAGGCGTCCAGCTTCACCCTCGGGCTGACCCTGGAGGAGGAGTTGGAGCGGGCGGAGCTGGCGCCGGAACGCAGCAGCTTGCCGCGATGGGACGGTATGGAGGTCCGTGGCCGGGCCCAGCTGCAGTCCCGGGGCCGTCCCTGGGGCGAGGTGCTCTTCTGGCTTCGGCCGCGCCCCGGCTTCGGCCTCCACCGGCCCGCGGGTTCCGGGCCCATCGCCACGACGGAGATCGTCACCGCTCTTCTGAGCGCCGACACCGGCGCCGGGGGAACCGTCGGCGGGTTGCCGGCGCCGGTGCTCTACGGCCTCTACGCCAGCTCCGGCCGGGCCCTCCTGACGCCGTGGGACGAAGCGCCACCGCTGCCGGAGGAGCTACGTTCGGACCAGACCGGCGAGGCGGTGGTGGAGACGCCGTTGGGCACCGCGCGAGCCTATCGGCGGTTGGGCCTCGACGGCTGGGAAGTGCTCTTCCTTCCCATCCTCGGCCCGGTGGAGGGCCTCGACCGTATGGGCACCCACGCGGTGGCGGTGCTCGGCCTGCTGGCTCTGGGGGCGTTGGTGCTGGTGCTGCTGGCCTTGCCCCGGCCGGCCTTCCGCCAGCTGCTGCACCGGCTGTTGCGCTCCTACTCGCAGCGCCTGCTCATCGTCTACACCCTCTTCGCCCTGATCCCCCTGCCCTTGCTCAACCTCACCCTGGTGGCGGGGGTGCAGAAGCGCCTGTGGTTGCAGCAACGGGACGCCGGTGAGGCGGTGCTGGTCTCCGCCCAGCGCTACCTGGGGGGCTATCTGCGGGATCTGCCGGCGGGCTTCATCATCGATCTCAACTTGTTTGAAGAGCGGCTCCAATGGCTGTCCACCGTCGTGCGCCATGATCTCAATCTCTATTGGGGCCCCGGGGAGGGGCAAATCGCCTCCAGCCGGCCGGAGCTCTTCACCGCCGGGCTCTTGCCCAAGCGCATCCCCGGCGAGGTCTACGCCCGTCTGGCCCTGGGCGGCTTCAATCTCTCCTCCCGCACCCATCAGGTGGCTTCCAGCCCCTACGTGGAGCTCTATTCGCCGCTGCGCATCCCCGGTGAGCCGGTGGGGCAGGAGCGCCTCTTCCTCTCCATGCCCCTACTCGATCAGCAGCAGCGGGCGGCGGAGCAACTGGCGGATCTGCGCCGCCAAGCGCTGCTCTTTTCCACCGCTCTGCTGGTGCTGCTGGTGGCGGTGAGCACCCGCCTGGCCCGGGGCTTCACCAAGCCCATCACCGAGCTGGTGGCGGGCACCCGGCGCATTGCCCACGGAGCCACCTCGTTGGAGATGACGCCGTCGGACCTGGAGCTGGCGGCGGTGGTGGATGCGGTGGACGACATGGCCCGGCGCATCGCCGAAGGACGCCAGCGGCTGGTGCAGGAGAAGCGGGTGGTGGAGCGCATCGTCGAGCACATCACCTCCGGGGTGGTTTCCCTCGACCGCCGCCATCGGGTGCTGATGCGCAACCGGGTGGCGGCGGAGCTTTTGGGAGTGGAAGTAGGGGAGCCCATCGAGGAGGCGTTGCGACGCTCTCCGCCGCTGGAGCCGGTGGCAGAGGCGTTGGCGCGGCGCCAGGAGGGGATGTCCGGGGCTCCGGCCACGGTGCGGCTGGCGGGCGAGGAGGGGCAGGAGAAAGAGTGGTCCCTGGTGCTGGTGGAGGTACCCGGCAGCGGCGAGCCGTCGAGCCTGCTGGTGGTGGAGGACGTCACCGAGGTGCTGCGGGGGCAACGGCTGCAGGCCTGGGCCGAGATGGCCCGCATCATCGCCCACGAGATCAAGAACCCGCTGACCCCCATCCGCCTCTCCGCCGAGCATATGCAGCTGGTCCATGGCCACGACCCGGAGCAATTCGACGCCGTCTTCGAGCGCTGCAACCGCAACATCCTGCGCCAGGTGGACGAGTTGCAGCAGATCGCCTCCGAATTCTCCACCTACAGCTCGCTGTTGCGCATCGATCCCAAACGGGGAGATCTGCGGCAGACGGTGGAGGAGCTGGCGGAGAGCTATCGGGCGGCCCCGCCGCCGGGAGTGGAGGTGACCTTCGACGCTCCGCCGGAGCCGCTGGAAGCGCGCTTCGACGCTCGGCTGTTGGGGCGGGCGGTGCGCAACCTGCTGGAGAACGCGGTGCGCGCCAGCGCCGGCGGCGGCCGGGTAGAGGTGGGCCTGGAGGCCGCCAACGGGGACGCCCGCATCACCGTGTCCGACACCGGTCCTGGCGTCGATCCGGCGCTCCTGGGACGCATCTTCGATCCCTACTTTTCCACCCACGACACCGGGACCGGCCTGGGGTTGCCCATCGCTCGCCGGGTGGCGGAGGAACACGGTGGCACCATCGTGGCACGCAATCGTCCCGGCGGCGGATTGGAAGTAGGCATTACAATCCCTCTATCGTGA
- a CDS encoding S9 family peptidase — MNCKFLAPGFWLLAVLAAVAVCVSVPAAASGLTPADVIRLEAVEESAVSPDGSLVAYLRDVPRHPLEDENGTAWRQLYVVDGDGESRPFVTGQERLGSIAWTPDGQSITFLVKRGDDEHRGLWAIPIGGGEARKLLSHEGDIAGYSLSPDGEKVAFLAEDPEPEELKEAREKGFNQIVFEEDWRDVKVWIAALGEDAGEPRRLDLPGTASELHWSPKGDRLAVALQPTPAVDDEYTSRKVKLVSATGEVLAGVDNPGKLGRVAWSPDGKRLAMLSAADENDPSDGRLALVDAASGAMTYLMPGLEGDFVDFVWKNDQTLLAVVAESVEHAVWEVSVGGDHSVVVAGGEGCWDSIEIGADGSTVALTGDTAAHPSELYLLATDGPRRLTHHNPWLAERELAPQEAFSYEARDGKTIEGILIRPLGGADGERFPLINDVHGGPESHYCNGWLTSYSRLGQMAAAEGMGVALINYRGSTGRGVAFAKEHQGDPAGKEFDDLVDGVDYLVERGLVDKDRVGIMGGSYGGFATAWGATYYTERYAAGVMFVGISNNLSKAFNTDIPEEMVLVHQRRRVWDDWQFFLERSPIYHAQKGETPLLIAHGDSDERVHPEQSLELYRALKIAGNAPVRHVVYPGEPHGNRKAAARLDYTLRALRWFKHYLAPGDQRDAELPDWRLDYAGALGMSDEEPEG; from the coding sequence ATGAATTGCAAGTTCCTGGCCCCTGGCTTCTGGCTCCTGGCGGTGCTCGCCGCCGTCGCCGTCTGTGTATCCGTACCCGCCGCCGCGTCGGGGCTCACCCCTGCGGACGTGATCCGCTTGGAGGCGGTGGAGGAGTCCGCGGTTTCTCCTGACGGCAGTCTGGTGGCCTACCTCCGGGATGTACCCCGGCATCCTCTGGAGGATGAGAACGGCACGGCCTGGCGCCAGCTCTACGTGGTGGACGGTGACGGAGAGAGCCGCCCCTTCGTGACCGGCCAGGAGCGCCTGGGGTCCATCGCCTGGACTCCCGACGGCCAGTCCATCACCTTCCTGGTCAAGCGCGGCGACGACGAGCATCGCGGTTTGTGGGCGATCCCCATCGGCGGCGGCGAGGCGCGCAAGCTCCTCAGCCACGAGGGCGACATCGCCGGTTACAGCCTCAGCCCCGACGGTGAGAAGGTCGCCTTTCTGGCGGAGGATCCGGAACCCGAAGAGCTGAAGGAGGCGCGGGAGAAGGGCTTCAACCAGATCGTCTTCGAGGAGGATTGGCGGGACGTCAAGGTGTGGATCGCCGCTCTCGGTGAGGACGCCGGAGAGCCTCGCCGGCTGGACCTTCCGGGCACCGCTTCGGAGCTCCACTGGTCCCCCAAAGGCGACCGGCTGGCGGTCGCCCTACAGCCCACCCCGGCGGTGGACGACGAATACACCAGCCGCAAGGTCAAGCTCGTTTCCGCCACCGGCGAGGTGCTCGCCGGGGTGGACAACCCGGGCAAGCTGGGGCGCGTCGCCTGGAGCCCCGATGGCAAGCGCCTGGCGATGCTGTCGGCGGCGGATGAGAACGATCCCAGCGATGGGCGGCTGGCCTTGGTGGACGCTGCCAGTGGCGCCATGACCTACCTGATGCCGGGCCTCGAGGGTGATTTCGTGGACTTCGTCTGGAAGAACGACCAGACCCTGCTGGCGGTGGTCGCCGAGAGCGTCGAGCACGCCGTCTGGGAGGTCTCCGTAGGCGGTGACCACAGCGTCGTGGTCGCCGGCGGCGAGGGCTGTTGGGACTCCATCGAGATCGGTGCCGACGGCTCCACCGTCGCTCTCACCGGGGACACCGCCGCCCATCCCTCGGAGCTCTACCTGCTGGCCACAGACGGTCCCCGCCGCCTGACTCATCACAACCCCTGGCTGGCGGAGCGCGAGCTGGCGCCTCAGGAGGCGTTCAGCTATGAAGCCCGAGACGGCAAGACCATCGAGGGAATCCTGATCCGTCCCTTGGGCGGGGCGGACGGGGAGCGCTTCCCGCTGATCAACGACGTCCACGGCGGCCCCGAATCCCACTACTGCAACGGCTGGCTGACCTCCTATTCGCGGCTGGGCCAGATGGCGGCGGCCGAGGGCATGGGGGTGGCGCTGATCAACTACCGCGGCAGCACCGGCCGCGGCGTGGCCTTCGCCAAGGAGCACCAGGGCGACCCCGCGGGCAAGGAGTTCGACGATCTGGTGGACGGCGTCGACTACCTGGTGGAGCGCGGCCTGGTGGACAAGGATCGGGTGGGCATCATGGGCGGCTCCTACGGCGGTTTCGCCACCGCCTGGGGAGCTACCTACTACACCGAGCGCTACGCCGCCGGGGTGATGTTCGTAGGCATCTCCAACAATCTGTCCAAGGCCTTCAACACCGATATCCCGGAGGAGATGGTCCTGGTGCACCAGCGCCGGCGGGTTTGGGACGACTGGCAGTTCTTCCTCGAGCGCAGCCCCATCTACCACGCTCAAAAGGGAGAGACGCCGCTGCTCATCGCCCACGGTGACTCCGACGAGCGGGTCCATCCGGAGCAATCTCTGGAGCTCTATCGAGCCCTCAAGATCGCCGGCAACGCGCCGGTGCGCCACGTCGTCTATCCCGGTGAGCCCCACGGCAACCGCAAGGCGGCGGCGCGGCTGGACTACACCCTGCGGGCGCTGCGCTGGTTCAAGCACTATCTGGCGCCCGGTGATCAGCGGGACGCGGAGCTTCCGGACTGGCGCCTGGACTATGCCGGTGCCCTCGGGATGTCCGACGAGGAGCCCGAGGGTTGA
- a CDS encoding glutaminyl-peptide cyclotransferase, with product MSPRGRLLLGGLAVAALAGAVMLLSPAGSETVEEPGERSTASRQQTAVASSKASTRASERAATPAPVERLRVRAVAEYPHDPGAYTQGLLWHGGELYESTGLHGRSSVRRVNLKTGQLEHRFALAEHLFGEGLALVGERLFLLTWQAETGFILDRESFEEIGRFSYRGEGWGLCYDGERLIFSDGQARLRFFDPEGFAPLGEMPVTLEGRPQRGLNELECVDGMVYANIYGADSLVRIDPRDGRVTGVIDASGLLDPRARAAAEVLNGIAYRPETGTWLLTGKLWPKVFEVLFEPIP from the coding sequence TTGAGTCCCCGGGGCCGGCTGCTCTTGGGAGGGTTGGCGGTGGCGGCCCTCGCCGGCGCCGTCATGCTCCTGAGCCCGGCCGGCTCCGAGACAGTGGAAGAGCCCGGGGAACGGTCGACGGCATCCCGACAGCAGACAGCAGTAGCCTCCTCGAAAGCCTCCACGAGGGCTTCCGAAAGGGCCGCTACGCCGGCCCCCGTCGAGCGGCTGCGGGTGCGCGCCGTGGCCGAGTACCCCCACGACCCCGGTGCCTACACCCAGGGGCTGCTGTGGCACGGCGGGGAACTCTACGAGAGCACCGGCCTCCACGGCCGCTCTTCGGTGCGGCGGGTGAATCTGAAGACCGGCCAGTTAGAGCACCGCTTCGCCTTGGCGGAGCATCTCTTCGGCGAAGGATTGGCGCTGGTGGGGGAGCGCCTCTTCCTGCTCACCTGGCAGGCCGAGACGGGCTTTATCCTCGACCGCGAAAGCTTTGAGGAGATCGGACGCTTCTCCTATCGGGGCGAGGGCTGGGGACTATGTTACGACGGTGAGCGGCTGATCTTCTCCGACGGCCAGGCTCGACTGCGCTTTTTCGATCCGGAGGGCTTTGCTCCCCTCGGGGAGATGCCGGTGACGTTGGAGGGGCGCCCCCAGCGCGGCCTCAACGAGCTCGAATGCGTCGACGGCATGGTCTACGCCAACATTTACGGCGCCGACAGCCTGGTGCGCATCGATCCCCGGGACGGCCGGGTCACCGGCGTCATCGACGCCTCCGGCCTTCTCGATCCCCGGGCCCGGGCCGCGGCGGAAGTCCTCAACGGCATCGCCTACCGCCCGGAGACCGGCACCTGGCTGCTGACGGGTAAATTGTGGCCCAAGGTCTTCGAGGTGCTCTTCGAGCCGATCCCGTGA
- a CDS encoding TIGR00266 family protein codes for MDGWSTIGDRDEFAGALGTAVAPPPPPSTAHRTSHEIDYELFGSEMQFVEITLDPQEACIAEAGGMMYMDPGIKMETIFGDGSAKSDGGGLMGKFLGAGKRLLTGESLFMTIFANVGHQRQKVAFASPYPGKILAIDLSDHNGSLLCQKDAFLAAAKGISVGIALQRKLGAGFFGGEGFILQKLEGDGLSFVHAGGTILSRDLEPGESLRVDTGCIVAFEERVNYDIQFVGGIKTAVFGGEGLFYATLTGPGRIWLQSLPFSRLAGRVFAAAPQTGGRRKGEGSILDAVGGLGNLLDGD; via the coding sequence ATGGACGGCTGGAGCACCATCGGTGACCGGGACGAATTCGCCGGGGCCTTGGGCACCGCCGTGGCACCGCCGCCGCCTCCGTCCACCGCCCACCGTACCTCCCACGAGATCGACTACGAGCTCTTTGGCTCCGAGATGCAATTTGTCGAGATCACCCTCGATCCCCAGGAAGCGTGCATCGCAGAAGCCGGCGGCATGATGTACATGGACCCGGGGATCAAGATGGAGACCATCTTCGGTGACGGCTCCGCCAAGAGCGACGGCGGCGGCCTGATGGGCAAATTCCTCGGCGCCGGCAAGCGCCTGCTCACCGGCGAGTCGCTGTTCATGACCATCTTCGCCAACGTCGGTCATCAGCGCCAGAAGGTAGCCTTCGCGTCGCCCTACCCGGGCAAGATCCTGGCCATCGATCTGTCGGACCACAACGGCAGCCTGCTGTGCCAGAAGGATGCCTTCCTGGCCGCCGCCAAGGGCATCTCCGTGGGCATTGCCCTGCAGCGCAAGCTCGGCGCCGGCTTCTTCGGTGGCGAAGGCTTCATCCTGCAGAAGCTGGAGGGGGACGGCCTGAGCTTCGTCCACGCCGGCGGTACGATTCTGAGCCGCGATCTGGAGCCCGGCGAGAGCCTTCGGGTGGACACCGGCTGCATCGTCGCCTTCGAGGAGCGAGTGAACTACGACATCCAATTCGTCGGCGGCATCAAGACCGCCGTCTTCGGCGGTGAGGGTCTGTTCTACGCCACCCTCACCGGCCCGGGGCGCATCTGGCTCCAGAGCCTGCCGTTCAGCCGTCTCGCCGGCCGCGTCTTCGCCGCCGCTCCCCAGACCGGCGGCCGCCGCAAGGGCGAGGGCTCGATCCTCGACGCCGTCGGCGGCCTGGGGAACCTCCTCGACGGCGACTGA
- a CDS encoding polymer-forming cytoskeletal protein codes for MAIFRRDNPSPESSTPPRPRPPRDVPSPAARKGPTHIAAGSRVVGEITGDTEVLVDGQLEGRIQLDSSVTIGREGQVKGEVEAMAVRIEGTVHGNVRGRERVEVLATGSLEGDISAARVVIAEGAFFKGGVDMNSAGRSSAPKGSSGGGQAAGSGGSDSQAQKKQAQKPGDDSGASGGANKGSSSTGGGARKGKA; via the coding sequence ATGGCCATTTTTCGCCGCGACAATCCCAGCCCCGAATCATCCACCCCTCCCAGACCCCGACCGCCTCGAGACGTTCCCAGCCCGGCAGCGCGCAAGGGCCCGACCCACATCGCCGCCGGATCCCGGGTCGTTGGGGAGATCACCGGCGACACCGAGGTGTTGGTGGACGGTCAGCTCGAAGGGCGGATTCAGCTCGATAGCTCCGTCACCATCGGCCGGGAAGGGCAGGTGAAGGGAGAGGTCGAGGCGATGGCGGTGCGCATCGAGGGGACGGTGCACGGCAACGTCCGGGGCCGGGAGCGGGTCGAGGTTCTCGCCACCGGTTCGCTGGAAGGGGATATCTCCGCGGCCCGGGTGGTGATCGCCGAGGGCGCTTTCTTCAAGGGGGGCGTTGATATGAACAGCGCCGGCCGGTCGTCGGCCCCGAAGGGAAGCTCCGGTGGTGGCCAAGCTGCGGGCAGTGGCGGGTCGGATAGCCAGGCCCAGAAGAAGCAGGCCCAGAAGCCCGGCGACGACAGCGGAGCTTCCGGGGGAGCGAATAAAGGGAGTAGCAGCACCGGCGGTGGAGCCAGAAAGGGCAAGGCATGA
- the ald gene encoding alanine dehydrogenase yields the protein MRVGIPKEVKDHEYRVGLIPAAVHALVDAGHEVFVQAGAGLGSDISDHEYEEVGASILPTADAVWERAEMVVKVKEPVEEEFSRMQEGQTLFTYLHLAPLTELTDVLLERKVTGIAYETITDRHGHLPLLVPMSEVAGRMAVLVGANFLKRTTGGRGTLLCGVPGVPPGDVIIIGGGIVGLNSARIALGFGARVTILETNLERMRWIDDVFDGQITTLASNHHNIRAALSRADLLIGAVLIPGRSAPKLITREMMHVMKKGAVAVDVAVDQGGCFETTRPTTHSNPTYVEEGVVHYCVTNMPGAVPRTSTFALNNATMPYALALANKGVEKAVSEDIGLRNGVNTYQGEITCAPVAESQDRRYRALEDMIEFTVS from the coding sequence ATGAGGGTTGGAATCCCCAAGGAAGTCAAGGATCACGAGTATCGCGTCGGTTTGATCCCCGCGGCGGTGCACGCCCTGGTGGACGCCGGTCACGAGGTCTTCGTCCAGGCCGGGGCCGGTCTCGGCAGCGACATCAGCGATCACGAGTACGAGGAGGTCGGCGCTTCGATCCTCCCCACTGCCGACGCCGTCTGGGAGCGGGCGGAGATGGTGGTCAAGGTCAAGGAGCCGGTGGAGGAGGAGTTTTCCCGGATGCAGGAGGGGCAAACCCTCTTCACTTATCTCCACCTGGCGCCCCTGACGGAGCTCACCGACGTGCTGCTGGAGCGCAAGGTCACCGGTATCGCCTACGAGACCATCACCGACCGCCACGGCCATCTGCCGCTGCTGGTGCCCATGTCGGAGGTGGCGGGGCGCATGGCGGTGCTGGTGGGCGCCAACTTCCTCAAGCGCACCACCGGGGGCCGCGGCACGCTGCTCTGCGGCGTTCCGGGAGTGCCGCCGGGGGATGTGATCATCATCGGCGGCGGCATCGTGGGCCTCAACTCCGCCCGCATCGCCCTGGGCTTCGGCGCCCGGGTCACCATCCTGGAGACCAACCTGGAACGCATGCGCTGGATCGACGACGTCTTCGACGGTCAGATCACCACCCTGGCGAGCAACCATCACAATATTCGCGCAGCTCTGTCCCGGGCGGACTTGCTCATCGGCGCGGTGCTGATCCCCGGCCGCTCGGCGCCCAAGCTGATCACCCGCGAGATGATGCACGTGATGAAGAAGGGAGCGGTGGCGGTGGACGTGGCGGTGGATCAGGGCGGTTGCTTCGAGACCACCCGGCCCACCACCCATTCGAATCCCACCTATGTCGAGGAGGGCGTGGTGCACTACTGCGTCACCAACATGCCCGGCGCCGTGCCCCGTACCTCCACCTTCGCCCTCAACAACGCCACCATGCCCTACGCCCTGGCGCTGGCCAACAAGGGAGTGGAGAAGGCGGTGAGCGAGGACATCGGCCTGCGCAACGGCGTCAACACCTACCAGGGCGAGATCACCTGCGCGCCGGTGGCCGAATCCCAGGACCGCCGCTACCGGGCCCTCGAGGACATGATCGAGTTCACGGTCAGCTGA
- a CDS encoding RluA family pseudouridine synthase: MTEPVQRIADQAGERLDRFLSRALEEPRNQVQRWIRDGLVTVDGQPAAKVSQALEVGQKVDCTPPEPTEERIEPEEGALEVLYEDSWLVVLNKPAGLVVHPGAGQTTGTLAHRLLARYPEMAGVGGPGRPGIVHRLDQGTTGVMVVARTAAAYRALSQAFAERQVDKTYLALVYGKPAEGSGRIETALGRHPQRRKEMTVRPGGRPALTDYRTLAAANGVALLEVDLGTGRTHQIRVHLKSIGHPLVGDPTYGERRWKGITGRARAALRTFPRPALHAWKLGLAHPEDGSPRHWEAPVPEDLLQLWEKVSEEPWPTGEK; encoded by the coding sequence GTGACCGAACCCGTCCAGCGCATCGCGGACCAGGCCGGAGAGCGCCTGGACCGCTTTCTCAGCCGCGCTCTCGAGGAACCGCGCAATCAAGTCCAACGCTGGATCCGAGACGGCTTGGTGACGGTGGACGGGCAGCCGGCGGCCAAGGTGTCCCAGGCCCTGGAGGTGGGCCAGAAGGTGGATTGCACGCCGCCGGAGCCGACGGAGGAGCGCATCGAGCCGGAAGAGGGCGCGCTGGAGGTGCTCTACGAGGATTCGTGGCTGGTGGTGCTCAACAAGCCCGCCGGTCTGGTGGTGCACCCCGGCGCCGGCCAAACCACCGGCACCCTCGCCCACCGGCTCTTGGCCCGCTATCCGGAGATGGCGGGGGTCGGTGGCCCCGGGCGGCCGGGCATCGTCCATCGCCTGGACCAGGGCACCACCGGCGTCATGGTGGTGGCCCGCACCGCCGCCGCCTACCGCGCCCTCAGCCAGGCCTTCGCCGAGCGGCAGGTCGACAAGACCTACCTGGCGCTGGTCTACGGCAAGCCTGCCGAGGGCAGCGGGCGCATCGAGACTGCTTTGGGCCGCCATCCCCAGCGCCGCAAGGAGATGACGGTACGCCCCGGCGGGCGCCCGGCCCTGACGGACTATCGCACCCTGGCGGCGGCCAACGGCGTCGCCCTATTGGAGGTCGACCTGGGCACCGGCCGCACCCATCAGATCCGAGTCCACCTGAAGAGCATCGGCCACCCCCTGGTGGGCGACCCCACCTACGGCGAGCGGCGCTGGAAGGGGATCACGGGCCGTGCCCGGGCCGCACTACGCACCTTCCCCCGCCCCGCCCTCCACGCCTGGAAGCTCGGCTTGGCTCATCCTGAGGATGGCTCTCCCCGGCACTGGGAAGCCCCGGTGCCGGAAGATCTTTTGCAGCTGTGGGAGAAGGTATCGGAGGAGCCGTGGCCGACTGGTGAGAAGTGA